Proteins from one Stenotrophomonas aracearum genomic window:
- a CDS encoding LysR family transcriptional regulator encodes MQLKALRYFLMVASNRSFLATARHFRVPASSVSRFIAGLEKDLGHQLFYRSTRAVRLTEEGERFHQQAREAIDLLDAAVDDLGHNEGALSGRLRINAPEAFGRLHVARLIGALQAEHPALDVELQLTDVFIDPVQEGVDITVRIGAQVDSGLIGRTVAAQRQIVAASPAYLAAHGVPQTPADLLDHRCLLYKGQFGTQRWYFRQDASAAFEGINVSGPLCSNNAEVLLDAAMEGRGVVLFPSWLYRQGSFERTQLVPLLGTWEGSASVESSYIQLLSPENKLRSRKVREVTAFLLDGFGSPAYWDEAADT; translated from the coding sequence ATGCAGCTCAAGGCCCTGCGCTACTTCCTGATGGTGGCCAGCAACCGCAGTTTCCTGGCTACCGCCCGCCACTTCCGGGTACCCGCGTCATCGGTGTCGCGCTTCATCGCCGGACTGGAAAAGGACCTGGGCCACCAGCTGTTCTATCGCAGCACCCGCGCGGTGCGGCTGACCGAAGAAGGCGAACGTTTTCATCAGCAGGCCCGCGAAGCCATCGACCTGCTGGATGCGGCGGTGGACGATCTGGGCCACAACGAGGGCGCCCTGAGCGGGCGGCTGCGGATCAACGCCCCTGAAGCGTTCGGCCGCCTGCACGTGGCCCGCCTGATCGGCGCGCTGCAGGCCGAGCACCCCGCACTGGATGTCGAACTGCAGCTCACCGATGTCTTCATCGACCCGGTGCAGGAAGGCGTGGACATCACGGTACGGATCGGAGCGCAGGTCGACTCCGGGCTGATCGGGCGCACAGTGGCCGCGCAACGGCAGATCGTGGCGGCCAGCCCGGCCTACCTGGCCGCGCATGGCGTACCGCAAACACCTGCCGACCTGCTGGATCACCGCTGCCTGCTCTACAAGGGCCAGTTCGGCACCCAGCGCTGGTATTTCCGGCAGGATGCCTCCGCCGCGTTCGAGGGCATCAATGTCAGTGGCCCGCTGTGCAGCAACAACGCGGAAGTGTTGCTGGACGCCGCGATGGAAGGTCGCGGCGTGGTGCTGTTTCCGAGCTGGCTGTATCGACAAGGCAGCTTTGAGCGTACGCAGCTGGTGCCATTGCTCGGCACGTGGGAGGGCTCGGCAAGCGTCGAGAGCTCCTACATCCAGCTGTTGTCCCCCGAGAACAAGCTGCGCTCACGCAAGGTGCGCGAAGTGACGGCATTCCTGTTGGACGGCTTTGGGTCACCTGCGTACTGGGATGAAGCTGCCGACACGTGA
- a CDS encoding alkene reductase → MTASLFTPFDLAGTPLRNRVVMAPLTRARAPNDIADERIALYYAQRATAGLIVSEGTPISQEGQGYLFNPGIFRPEQIEGWRLTTNSVHAVGGKIVAQLWHVGRVSHPTIQADGGQPVSASSKQPMGAQAFGYDESGTPALVAPPAPRQLATDEIARIVSEFAQAAANAIEAGFDGVEIHGANGYLFEQFMNPLVNDRTDQYAADTMENRLRFTLEVIDAVVARIGAARTGIRLSPYGQLFDMPLHDGIDSTYSALTEAIGQRGLAYVHLMDQSGYQMGEKVMAGGAETGFQALLRTIRGNLPNTALILAGGLDRARAEQLIDAGLIDLAAFGAPFISNPDLVARLQNGWPLATADRTTFYGGGAEGYIDYPSYAAA, encoded by the coding sequence ATGACTGCTTCCCTGTTTACCCCGTTCGACCTCGCCGGCACGCCACTGCGCAACCGGGTGGTGATGGCGCCGCTGACCCGTGCCCGCGCGCCCAATGACATCGCCGACGAGCGCATCGCGCTGTACTACGCCCAGCGCGCCACGGCCGGCCTGATCGTCAGCGAGGGCACGCCGATCTCGCAGGAAGGGCAGGGATACCTGTTCAATCCGGGCATCTTCCGCCCCGAGCAGATCGAGGGCTGGCGCCTGACCACCAACTCCGTGCATGCGGTGGGTGGGAAGATCGTGGCCCAGCTGTGGCACGTCGGCCGCGTTTCGCACCCGACCATCCAGGCAGATGGCGGCCAGCCGGTCAGCGCCAGTTCGAAGCAGCCCATGGGCGCGCAGGCCTTTGGTTACGACGAAAGCGGCACACCTGCGCTGGTTGCGCCGCCCGCGCCGCGCCAGCTTGCAACGGATGAGATCGCACGGATCGTCAGCGAGTTCGCACAGGCCGCGGCCAACGCCATCGAGGCCGGCTTCGACGGCGTGGAGATCCACGGCGCCAACGGCTACCTGTTCGAGCAGTTCATGAACCCGCTGGTCAACGACCGCACCGACCAGTACGCCGCCGACACCATGGAAAACCGCCTTCGCTTCACCCTGGAGGTGATCGACGCGGTGGTGGCCCGCATTGGTGCGGCGCGCACCGGCATTCGCCTGTCGCCATACGGTCAGTTGTTCGACATGCCGCTGCACGACGGGATCGACAGTACCTACAGCGCGCTGACCGAGGCGATCGGCCAGCGCGGGCTGGCCTACGTGCACCTGATGGACCAGTCCGGTTACCAGATGGGCGAGAAGGTGATGGCTGGGGGCGCTGAAACCGGCTTCCAGGCGCTGCTGCGCACGATCCGCGGCAACCTGCCGAACACCGCATTGATCCTGGCCGGTGGCCTGGACCGCGCGCGTGCCGAGCAGCTGATCGATGCGGGCCTGATCGACCTGGCGGCGTTCGGTGCGCCCTTCATCAGCAATCCCGATCTGGTTGCCCGCCTGCAGAACGGCTGGCCGCTCGCGACTGCAGACCGCACCACCTTCTACGGTGGCGGCGCGGAAGGTTACATCGATTACCCGAGCTACGCAGCCGCCTGA
- the treY gene encoding malto-oligosyltrehalose synthase, translating into MTPVRATVRLQLHAGFTLADAARQVDYYAALGISHLYLSPIWRAVSGSTHGYDVVDPTEVNPELGGEAALRALSATARAHGMGLVLDIVPNHMAAHADNRWWWDVLLHGQRSGCAHWFDIQWNAPLAEGRVQLPVLDRPLQDAMSDGVLQVDRDGDGEAPTLLHHDSRLPLAGAGAPDAASAGVPELLDAQAYRPIWWRLGDDRINYRRFFTISSLAGLQVQHDDVFETVHRLPLALLAEGVADGLRVDHVDGLADPQAYLQRLRGAMDAACAGREHPPLLWVEKILAPDEELPPEWMCDGTTGYDFMDQVSAWLHQPTGEAALAAHWQARSGRPASFAIEERLARQEVLERGLRSEFDAVLRHLLGMERDTVAADARWGRTVMARALAALLVRFPVYRSYATDHGCSEGDHAWWSEVLEGVVREERPDTALAAQWIAARFWAEAADPARDALRVRFQQLSAPLNAKAVEDRAFYRYGVLLSRNEVGSRPDQFALSTRALHTRALMRAHRHPQAMLATATHDHKRGEDSRARLAVLSEHPQWWTRQTRTLERTAKRIGLRLPPAPVAQMLWQTLVGAWPVQGLAEPVAFSARILQWQVKAMREGDLWSSWTDPDAGFEARLEAFTHDLLSHRAAAPVRRVLEQSVLHIAAAGARNGLAQLALRLTLPGVPDLYQGTEGWDLSLVDPDNRRPVDYAQRRGWLADPRSWPQLLAQWQDGAVKARLLRRLLEARRQQPALFRDGDYQPLHADREVPMLAFVRSGAGARLLVTVAHHTGAEPARVGAALGDAHWRGAALSVPPGRYRNLLTGAEFTSDGAPTRLRQLFNGSPVAIYSTW; encoded by the coding sequence ATGACGCCCGTTCGGGCCACCGTGCGGCTGCAGCTGCATGCCGGGTTCACCCTCGCCGATGCAGCGCGCCAGGTCGACTACTACGCCGCGCTGGGCATCAGCCATCTGTATCTGTCGCCGATCTGGCGTGCGGTATCGGGCTCCACACACGGGTACGATGTAGTCGACCCGACCGAAGTCAATCCGGAGCTGGGGGGAGAGGCGGCACTGCGTGCACTGTCGGCCACTGCACGCGCGCACGGCATGGGCCTGGTGCTGGACATCGTACCGAACCACATGGCCGCGCACGCCGACAACCGCTGGTGGTGGGACGTGCTGCTGCACGGTCAGCGCAGCGGCTGCGCGCACTGGTTCGATATCCAGTGGAACGCGCCGCTGGCGGAGGGCAGGGTGCAGCTGCCCGTTCTCGATCGGCCGTTGCAGGATGCGATGTCCGACGGCGTGCTGCAGGTCGACCGTGACGGCGACGGCGAAGCGCCGACGCTGCTGCATCATGACAGCCGCCTGCCGCTGGCTGGCGCAGGTGCGCCCGACGCAGCGAGCGCCGGTGTTCCGGAACTGCTTGACGCCCAGGCGTACCGACCGATCTGGTGGCGCCTGGGCGATGACCGCATCAACTACCGGCGCTTCTTCACCATCTCCTCGCTCGCCGGGCTGCAGGTGCAGCACGACGATGTGTTCGAGACCGTGCATCGGCTGCCGCTGGCGCTGCTGGCCGAAGGCGTGGCCGATGGCCTGCGCGTGGATCACGTGGACGGGCTGGCCGATCCGCAGGCGTACCTGCAGCGCCTGCGTGGCGCGATGGATGCAGCCTGCGCGGGTCGCGAACATCCGCCTCTGCTGTGGGTGGAGAAAATCCTGGCGCCTGACGAAGAACTGCCCCCGGAGTGGATGTGCGACGGCACCACCGGCTACGATTTCATGGACCAGGTGTCGGCCTGGCTGCACCAGCCGACCGGCGAAGCGGCGCTGGCCGCACACTGGCAGGCACGCAGTGGTCGCCCCGCCAGCTTCGCCATTGAAGAGCGGCTGGCACGGCAGGAGGTGCTGGAGCGCGGCCTGCGCAGCGAGTTCGATGCCGTGCTGCGCCACCTGCTGGGCATGGAGCGCGACACCGTCGCCGCCGATGCCCGCTGGGGGCGTACGGTCATGGCGCGTGCGTTGGCCGCACTGCTGGTGCGCTTCCCGGTCTATCGCAGCTACGCCACCGACCACGGCTGCAGCGAAGGCGATCACGCGTGGTGGTCGGAAGTGCTGGAAGGGGTGGTGCGTGAGGAACGACCGGATACCGCGCTTGCCGCGCAGTGGATCGCGGCGCGCTTCTGGGCGGAGGCGGCAGATCCTGCCCGCGACGCGCTGCGTGTGCGGTTCCAGCAGTTGAGCGCGCCCCTCAACGCCAAGGCGGTCGAAGACCGCGCCTTTTACCGTTATGGCGTGCTGCTGTCGCGCAACGAAGTGGGCAGCCGCCCCGACCAGTTCGCGCTGTCCACCCGCGCCTTGCATACCCGTGCGCTGATGCGGGCGCACCGACACCCGCAGGCGATGCTGGCCACCGCCACCCATGACCACAAGCGCGGGGAAGACAGTCGCGCGCGGCTGGCGGTGCTGTCCGAGCACCCGCAGTGGTGGACGCGGCAGACCCGGACCCTCGAGCGGACCGCGAAGCGGATCGGACTGCGCCTGCCGCCCGCGCCGGTCGCCCAGATGCTGTGGCAGACCCTGGTCGGCGCGTGGCCGGTACAGGGCCTGGCAGAGCCGGTCGCCTTCTCCGCGCGCATCCTGCAGTGGCAGGTCAAGGCGATGCGCGAGGGCGACCTGTGGTCCTCGTGGACCGATCCGGACGCCGGCTTCGAAGCGCGGCTGGAAGCGTTCACCCATGACCTGCTCTCGCATCGCGCCGCGGCCCCCGTGCGTCGCGTGCTTGAACAGTCCGTGCTGCACATCGCGGCCGCCGGTGCGCGCAACGGGCTCGCACAGCTTGCGCTGCGCCTGACCCTGCCGGGCGTGCCCGATCTGTACCAGGGCACCGAGGGATGGGATCTCTCGCTGGTCGACCCTGACAACCGCCGTCCGGTGGACTACGCCCAGCGGCGCGGATGGCTCGCCGACCCGCGCAGCTGGCCGCAGCTGCTTGCGCAGTGGCAGGACGGCGCGGTGAAGGCGCGCCTGTTGCGTCGCCTGCTTGAGGCGCGTCGCCAGCAGCCCGCACTTTTCCGTGACGGCGACTACCAACCGCTGCATGCGGATCGGGAGGTGCCGATGCTCGCCTTCGTTCGTAGCGGTGCGGGCGCACGCCTGCTGGTGACCGTGGCCCACCACACCGGCGCCGAGCCGGCCCGCGTGGGTGCGGCCCTGGGCGACGCGCACTGGCGCGGCGCGGCGTTGTCCGTGCCTCCCGGACGCTACCGCAATCTCCTCACCGGCGCAGAATTCACAAGCGACGGTGCCCCCACGCGACTGCGGCAGCTGTTCAACGGCAGCCCGGTAGCGATCTACTCGACCTGGTAA
- a CDS encoding patatin-like phospholipase family protein, translated as MDASNARHRAFAWLALFLGCLLLAGCATLPRNPVPADQVAWAAVPGMPDVRGWAGRPNRDMELDFERSIRDERPDDFPVGGDGRIHYPHLALSGGGANGAFGAGFLNGWTATGTRPTFKIVTGVSTGALMAPYAFLGPDYDAALRRFYTTTSDADVFSAGNPLMALLRRESLANTAPLEALVARAIDAPLLRKIAAEHRAGRRLYMGTADLDSRHFVVWNMGLIATRGSPEALALFRRVMLASASIPIAFPPVLIEVEAHGKRYDEMHVDGFVAANIFLHAGIIDPQQIYNRVSRAPATYDTYLIHNGQLAAASDPAERSLRGIAFRTIEVAGRAGMIGDLFREYAYARRDRARFAWVTIDSTLDLPEATSFNPVQMKVLYDLGYQRARAGPVWLSRPPGMTPGDDP; from the coding sequence GTGGACGCATCCAACGCCCGCCACCGCGCGTTTGCCTGGCTTGCCTTGTTCCTGGGCTGCCTGCTGCTGGCCGGGTGCGCCACCCTGCCCCGCAACCCCGTGCCCGCCGATCAGGTTGCCTGGGCGGCCGTGCCGGGGATGCCCGATGTGCGGGGCTGGGCCGGGCGGCCGAATCGCGACATGGAACTGGATTTTGAACGCTCGATCCGCGATGAGCGGCCGGACGACTTTCCGGTGGGTGGCGATGGACGCATCCACTATCCGCACCTTGCGCTGTCAGGTGGGGGCGCGAATGGGGCATTCGGGGCCGGGTTCCTCAATGGCTGGACCGCAACGGGCACCCGGCCGACGTTCAAGATCGTCACCGGGGTTTCGACCGGGGCGTTGATGGCGCCTTATGCTTTCCTCGGCCCGGACTACGACGCGGCGTTGCGGCGCTTCTACACCACCACCTCCGACGCGGATGTTTTCAGTGCCGGCAATCCGTTGATGGCACTGCTGCGCCGCGAGTCGCTTGCGAATACGGCACCGCTGGAGGCGCTCGTCGCCCGTGCCATCGACGCACCTCTGCTGCGGAAGATCGCCGCCGAGCACCGTGCAGGGCGACGGCTGTACATGGGCACCGCAGACCTCGATTCCCGCCACTTCGTGGTCTGGAACATGGGCCTGATTGCCACTCGCGGGTCTCCCGAGGCGCTCGCGCTGTTCCGCCGGGTAATGCTGGCCTCCGCCTCGATTCCGATTGCATTCCCACCGGTGCTGATCGAAGTGGAGGCCCACGGCAAACGCTACGACGAGATGCACGTGGACGGCTTCGTCGCCGCCAACATCTTCCTGCATGCCGGCATCATTGATCCCCAGCAGATCTACAACCGCGTATCGCGGGCACCCGCCACCTACGACACCTACCTGATCCACAACGGCCAGCTCGCCGCAGCGTCCGACCCGGCGGAACGCTCGCTGCGCGGCATCGCGTTCCGCACCATCGAAGTGGCCGGGCGCGCGGGCATGATCGGCGACCTGTTCCGTGAGTACGCCTACGCACGGCGCGACCGGGCGCGCTTTGCCTGGGTCACCATCGACTCGACATTGGATTTGCCCGAGGCGACCAGCTTCAATCCGGTGCAGATGAAGGTGCTGTATGACCTGGGCTACCAACGCGCCCGCGCGGGACCGGTGTGGCTGTCCCGCCCACCCGGAATGACGCCTGGCGACGATCCCTGA
- the pip gene encoding prolyl aminopeptidase translates to MRTLYPSIIPYREHTLAVDALHTLHVEECGTPTGIPVVFLHGGPGAGISPTHHRFFDPTRYRIVLIDQRGSGRSTPFGELRDNTTAHLVADIETVRTELGIDRWLVFGGSWGSTLALAYAQAHPDRATGLIVRGVYLGRADENRWFAEADGGARWIFPERWARYAAYLPADEHGEMIEAYWKRLDSDDQATRIAAAQAWLGWEDFAATLVHDVDAVSDADPLDTLAKARIEAHYFRHNAFLEHGQLLRDIDRIRHLPGVIVQGRYDIICPPRSAWDLSQAWPEARLEMVLSGHGATEPATVDALVRATDAFADQAAA, encoded by the coding sequence ATGCGCACCCTCTACCCTTCCATCATCCCCTATCGCGAACACACCCTCGCGGTAGATGCGCTCCACACCCTGCACGTAGAGGAATGCGGCACCCCCACCGGCATCCCGGTCGTGTTCCTGCACGGTGGCCCAGGCGCAGGGATCTCCCCGACGCACCACCGTTTCTTCGATCCCACCCGTTACCGCATCGTCCTGATCGACCAACGTGGCAGCGGCCGTTCCACGCCGTTCGGCGAACTGCGCGACAACACCACCGCGCACCTGGTTGCCGATATCGAAACCGTTCGCACCGAACTCGGCATCGACCGCTGGCTGGTCTTCGGCGGCTCATGGGGCTCCACCCTCGCCCTTGCCTACGCGCAGGCCCACCCCGACCGCGCCACCGGCCTGATCGTGCGCGGCGTCTACCTCGGCCGCGCAGACGAAAATAGATGGTTTGCCGAGGCCGACGGCGGCGCCCGCTGGATCTTCCCAGAACGCTGGGCGCGCTACGCCGCCTATCTGCCGGCGGACGAACACGGCGAGATGATCGAAGCCTACTGGAAGCGGCTCGACAGCGACGATCAGGCAACCCGGATCGCGGCGGCGCAAGCCTGGCTCGGCTGGGAAGACTTCGCCGCCACGCTGGTGCATGACGTGGACGCCGTCTCCGACGCAGACCCGCTCGACACCCTGGCCAAGGCGCGCATCGAAGCCCACTACTTCCGCCACAACGCGTTTCTCGAGCACGGCCAGCTGCTGCGCGACATCGACCGCATCCGCCACCTGCCGGGGGTGATCGTGCAGGGTCGCTACGACATCATCTGCCCGCCGCGCAGCGCCTGGGACCTGTCACAGGCATGGCCGGAGGCTCGCCTGGAGATGGTGCTGTCCGGCCACGGCGCCACCGAACCGGCTACGGTGGACGCGCTGGTGCGCGCCACCGATGCATTCGCCGATCAGGCGGCTGCGTAG
- the glgX gene encoding glycogen debranching protein GlgX, translated as MSRASGAAHSRVKAGRPYPLGATWDGLGVNFSLYSRHATRVELCLFNERGREIERITLPEYTDEIWHGYLPDARPGQRYGYRVHGPYAPDAGHRFNPNKLVLDPYAKQLVGQIKWAPHLFGYTIGHKDKDLSFDRRDSAGYMPRCVVVDPAFTWGADRSPAVPWDRTVIYEAHLRGLSMQHPAVPEASRGTFSALRSEAVTDHLKHLGITALELLPVHAHVDDQYLVDKGLKNYWGYNTLGFFAPDPVFMSTSTIAEFKQMVASLHSAGLELILDVVYNHTAEGNELGPTLSFKGIDNASYYRLAEDRRYYINDTGTGNTFDLTNAGALRMVMDSLRYWVQDMHVDGFRFDLATILGRERAGFDASGSFLDAVRQDPVLSQVKLIAEPWDIGPGGYQLGNFAPGWAEWNDRFRDNLRAFWKGDEGQLSEFATRLMGSADLFDHNGRRPAASVNFVTAHDGFTLHDLVSYNDKHNIENGEDGRDGSDHNISWNHGVEGATDDPGILALRRRQMRNLLASLLLAQGTPMLLAGDEFGRTQNGNNNAYCQDNPINWIDWERAASEDGQQQSQFVRRLLALRRRYPQLRRSRFLDARDGQGADAAHWLRPDGQPMQEADWHEPQHRALMLQLPALPHDGESTVVESTQLLLLVNAAAESQAFAPPSADNTPWRLLITSVDDTPVQPDEHGQWHLPDRAIALLASRVGSGQ; from the coding sequence ATGAGCCGTGCCAGTGGCGCCGCGCACTCGCGGGTCAAGGCCGGTCGACCGTATCCGCTGGGCGCCACCTGGGACGGGCTGGGGGTCAACTTCTCGCTCTACAGCCGGCATGCCACCCGGGTCGAGCTGTGCCTGTTCAATGAACGTGGCCGCGAGATCGAGCGGATCACCTTGCCGGAGTACACCGACGAGATCTGGCACGGTTACCTGCCGGACGCGCGGCCCGGCCAGCGCTACGGCTACCGCGTGCATGGCCCGTACGCGCCGGACGCCGGTCACCGTTTCAACCCCAACAAGCTGGTGCTGGATCCGTACGCGAAGCAACTGGTGGGTCAGATCAAGTGGGCCCCGCACCTGTTCGGCTACACCATTGGCCACAAGGACAAGGACCTCAGCTTCGACCGTCGCGACAGTGCCGGCTACATGCCGCGCTGCGTGGTGGTGGACCCCGCCTTCACCTGGGGCGCGGATCGTAGCCCGGCGGTACCCTGGGACCGCACGGTGATCTATGAAGCGCACCTGCGCGGTCTGTCCATGCAGCACCCGGCCGTGCCGGAGGCTTCGCGCGGCACGTTCTCGGCGCTGCGCTCGGAGGCGGTCACCGACCACCTCAAGCACCTGGGGATCACCGCGCTGGAACTGCTGCCGGTGCACGCACATGTCGACGATCAGTATCTGGTGGACAAGGGGCTGAAGAACTATTGGGGCTACAACACCCTGGGCTTCTTCGCGCCGGATCCGGTGTTCATGTCGACCAGCACCATCGCCGAGTTCAAGCAGATGGTGGCAAGCCTGCACAGCGCAGGCCTGGAGCTGATCCTGGACGTGGTCTACAACCACACCGCCGAGGGCAACGAGCTCGGCCCGACCCTGTCGTTCAAGGGCATCGACAACGCCAGCTATTATCGCCTGGCAGAAGACCGGCGTTACTACATCAACGACACCGGCACCGGCAATACGTTCGACCTGACCAACGCCGGTGCGCTGCGGATGGTGATGGACTCGCTGCGCTACTGGGTGCAGGACATGCACGTCGACGGCTTCCGTTTCGACCTGGCCACGATCCTCGGCCGTGAGCGCGCGGGTTTCGATGCGTCCGGCAGCTTCCTCGACGCGGTGCGGCAGGACCCGGTGCTGAGCCAGGTGAAGCTGATCGCGGAGCCGTGGGACATCGGCCCGGGCGGCTACCAGCTGGGCAATTTCGCGCCGGGCTGGGCCGAGTGGAACGACCGCTTCCGAGACAACCTGCGCGCGTTCTGGAAGGGCGACGAGGGCCAGTTGTCCGAGTTCGCCACGCGCCTGATGGGCTCGGCCGACCTGTTCGACCACAACGGGCGGCGACCTGCAGCGTCGGTCAATTTCGTGACCGCGCATGACGGGTTCACCCTGCACGACCTGGTCAGCTACAACGACAAGCACAACATCGAGAACGGCGAAGACGGGCGCGACGGCAGCGACCACAACATCTCCTGGAACCATGGGGTGGAGGGCGCCACCGACGATCCCGGGATCCTGGCGCTGCGCCGTCGCCAGATGCGCAACCTGCTGGCCAGCCTGCTGCTGGCGCAGGGCACGCCGATGCTGCTGGCCGGCGATGAGTTCGGCCGCACCCAGAACGGCAACAACAATGCGTATTGCCAGGACAACCCGATCAACTGGATCGACTGGGAACGGGCGGCGAGCGAGGACGGGCAGCAGCAGTCGCAGTTCGTTCGCCGCCTGCTGGCGCTGCGTCGCCGCTACCCGCAGCTGCGGCGCAGTCGGTTCCTGGATGCGCGCGACGGCCAAGGGGCCGATGCCGCACATTGGCTGCGCCCGGACGGGCAGCCGATGCAGGAGGCGGACTGGCATGAACCGCAGCATCGCGCGTTGATGCTGCAGCTGCCGGCGCTGCCGCACGACGGCGAATCAACCGTGGTCGAGTCCACCCAGCTGTTGTTGCTGGTCAATGCGGCAGCTGAAAGCCAGGCATTCGCGCCGCCAAGCGCCGACAACACCCCGTGGCGCCTGCTGATCACCTCAGTGGACGACACGCCGGTGCAGCCCGACGAGCATGGACAGTGGCATCTGCCGGACCGCGCGATCGCGCTGTTGGCCAGCCGCGTGGGCAGCGGCCAGTAA
- a CDS encoding DUF2934 domain-containing protein, with protein MDDEQKAARTRELARQIWEAEGRPDGHSARHWHMAERLVAAEVEAAQYDQEASR; from the coding sequence ATGGACGACGAACAGAAGGCAGCGCGAACCCGGGAACTTGCCCGCCAGATATGGGAAGCCGAAGGCCGCCCGGACGGACATTCGGCCCGCCATTGGCACATGGCCGAGCGGTTGGTAGCGGCCGAGGTGGAAGCGGCGCAATACGACCAGGAGGCGAGCCGATGA